Proteins encoded within one genomic window of Amycolatopsis sp. 2-15:
- a CDS encoding NADPH-dependent FMN reductase, with amino-acid sequence MPKLEIILASTRPGRVGLPVAKWTESAAIEHGGFDVELVDLAEVNLPFFNEPKHPRLGQYEHQHTKDWSAKVAEADAFVFVMPEYNYGYNAELKNALDYLHNEWIYKAVGLVSYGGVAAGTRAAQQIKQVVTTLRMTPVFDAVSIPFVNQFLNEAGEFVPNDIVENAAKTMFDELVRVTASLAPLRSGD; translated from the coding sequence TTGCCGAAGCTTGAGATCATCCTGGCGAGCACGCGACCGGGCCGGGTGGGCCTGCCGGTGGCGAAGTGGACGGAGTCCGCGGCGATCGAGCACGGCGGCTTCGACGTCGAGCTCGTGGACCTCGCCGAGGTCAACCTGCCGTTCTTCAACGAGCCGAAGCACCCGCGCCTCGGTCAGTACGAGCACCAGCACACCAAGGACTGGAGCGCGAAGGTCGCCGAAGCGGACGCGTTCGTCTTCGTGATGCCGGAGTACAACTACGGCTACAACGCCGAGCTGAAGAACGCGCTCGACTACCTCCACAACGAGTGGATCTACAAGGCGGTCGGCCTGGTCAGCTACGGCGGCGTCGCGGCGGGCACGCGCGCGGCGCAGCAGATCAAGCAGGTCGTGACGACGCTGCGCATGACCCCGGTGTTCGACGCGGTGTCGATCCCGTTCGTCAACCAGTTCCTCAACGAGGCCGGCGAGTTCGTGCCCAACGACATCGTCGAGAACGCCGCCAAGACCATGTTCGACGAGCTGGTGCGGGTCACCGCGTCGCTGGCGCCGCTGCGCTCGGGCGACTGA
- a CDS encoding glycine betaine ABC transporter substrate-binding protein, whose amino-acid sequence MNVLKKAGALAGAALLAGTLSACGLDLNTSVPYAIQPGSIQPIPGVQGVRVVVGSKDFTENIILGYMAEMALSAAGADVVDLTDIKGSNSSRQALLNGQTDVTWEYTGTGWINYQGNELPVPGGEQAQYDATAKADAEKNGVTWLKYSPLNDQYAFATTDAYAKQNNLKTTTDLANFLKQKPDQARFCLETEFTSRQDGFPAAVKAYGFQNPKIENFGIGTIYSAVANGTCPVGEVFTTDGRISGLNLRVLEDDKKAFPQYNAAVTTRTDFLNQHPAIRGPLEKVTAAIDNEQMVQLCKQVDVDGKDAGVVAHQWMLDKGFIK is encoded by the coding sequence ATGAACGTCCTGAAGAAGGCGGGCGCCCTCGCGGGGGCCGCGCTGCTCGCCGGGACGCTCTCGGCGTGCGGGCTCGACCTCAACACGTCCGTGCCGTATGCGATCCAGCCCGGTTCCATCCAGCCGATCCCCGGCGTGCAGGGCGTGCGGGTGGTGGTGGGGTCGAAGGACTTCACCGAGAACATCATCCTGGGCTACATGGCCGAGATGGCGCTGAGCGCCGCCGGCGCCGACGTCGTGGACCTCACCGACATCAAGGGGTCCAACTCGTCACGCCAGGCGCTGCTCAACGGCCAGACCGACGTCACTTGGGAGTACACCGGCACCGGCTGGATCAACTACCAGGGCAACGAGCTGCCGGTCCCGGGTGGCGAGCAGGCGCAGTACGACGCGACCGCGAAGGCCGACGCCGAGAAGAACGGCGTCACCTGGCTCAAGTACTCGCCGCTCAACGATCAGTACGCGTTCGCCACGACGGACGCCTACGCCAAGCAGAACAACCTCAAGACCACCACCGACCTGGCGAACTTCCTCAAGCAGAAGCCCGACCAGGCGCGGTTCTGCCTGGAGACGGAGTTCACCAGCCGCCAGGACGGTTTCCCGGCGGCGGTCAAGGCGTACGGCTTCCAGAACCCGAAGATCGAGAACTTCGGCATCGGCACGATCTACTCCGCCGTGGCCAACGGCACGTGCCCGGTCGGCGAGGTGTTCACGACCGACGGCCGCATCTCGGGGCTCAACCTGCGCGTGCTGGAGGACGACAAGAAGGCGTTCCCGCAGTACAACGCCGCGGTGACGACGCGCACGGACTTCCTGAACCAGCACCCCGCGATCCGCGGGCCGCTGGAGAAGGTGACCGCGGCGATCGACAACGAGCAGATGGTGCAGCTGTGCAAGCAGGTCGACGTCGACGGCAAGGACGCCGGCGTGGTCGCGCACCAGTGGATGCTCGACAAGGGGTTCATCAAGTAA
- a CDS encoding ABC transporter permease, with protein sequence MTAVVEAGFSTESGSRGAERFRLFAQPIAVVVLVAVTLGWVFGTGVTATEATTLNATSLLTALRDHVAMTLVVVVLVVLVAVPLGVMVTRRWARFLAPVFLAIANIGQAAPALGVLVLWFIVTGAVGGLWVAALPLAFYSLLPVLRNTMVGLQQVDPALIDAGRGIGMSSSAVLWRVEFPLAIPLILAGLRTSLVLAVGTATFGMFVNAGGFGLLIDTGYKLNLTKVLITGSVLAVALALLVDWLGAVAEQFFGPKGLR encoded by the coding sequence GTGACAGCCGTCGTCGAAGCGGGCTTCTCCACCGAATCCGGTTCCCGTGGCGCGGAGCGCTTCCGCCTGTTCGCCCAGCCCATCGCCGTGGTCGTGCTGGTCGCGGTCACGCTCGGCTGGGTGTTCGGCACCGGCGTCACCGCCACCGAGGCGACCACGCTCAACGCCACTTCGCTGCTCACCGCGCTGCGCGACCACGTCGCGATGACGCTGGTCGTGGTGGTGCTCGTGGTACTCGTGGCCGTGCCGCTCGGGGTCATGGTCACGCGGCGGTGGGCGCGGTTCCTCGCGCCCGTCTTCCTGGCCATCGCCAATATCGGCCAGGCCGCGCCCGCGCTGGGTGTGCTCGTGCTGTGGTTCATCGTCACCGGCGCCGTCGGCGGGCTGTGGGTCGCGGCGCTGCCACTGGCGTTCTACTCGCTGCTGCCGGTGCTGCGGAACACGATGGTGGGCCTGCAGCAGGTGGACCCGGCGCTGATCGACGCCGGGCGCGGCATCGGGATGTCCTCGTCGGCCGTGCTGTGGCGCGTGGAGTTCCCGCTGGCCATCCCGCTGATCCTGGCCGGTCTGCGCACGTCGCTCGTGCTGGCCGTGGGTACCGCGACGTTCGGGATGTTCGTCAACGCCGGCGGGTTCGGCCTGCTGATCGACACCGGCTACAAGCTCAACCTCACGAAGGTGCTGATCACCGGCTCCGTGCTGGCCGTCGCGCTGGCGCTGCTGGTCGACTGGCTGGGCGCGGTGGCGGAACAGTTCTTCGGACCGAAGGGGCTGCGCTGA
- a CDS encoding ABC transporter permease: MNLFEYISDRWDRLWLQAYLHTSMVVQCTILAAVLGVAIGIAVYRSPIGSAVATALASTILTVPSFALLGLLIPLSGLGSTTAVIALVLYGLLPIVRNTIVGLAGVDPAVTDAARGIGMGRVSVLTRVELRLAWPAILTGMRVATQMLMGIAVIAAYAKGPGLGSEVFSGLTNAGSANSLNQALTGTVGVVILALVLDAIYVLIKRLTVPRGLRG; this comes from the coding sequence ATGAACCTCTTCGAGTACATCTCGGACCGGTGGGACCGGCTGTGGCTGCAGGCGTACCTGCACACGAGCATGGTCGTGCAGTGCACGATCCTCGCCGCCGTACTGGGCGTGGCGATCGGCATCGCCGTGTACCGCAGTCCCATTGGATCGGCCGTCGCCACGGCGCTGGCCAGCACGATCCTGACCGTTCCCTCCTTCGCCCTCCTCGGGCTGCTGATCCCGCTCTCGGGACTCGGCTCCACCACCGCGGTCATCGCGCTGGTGCTCTACGGCCTGCTCCCCATCGTGCGGAACACGATCGTCGGCCTGGCCGGCGTCGATCCGGCGGTAACCGATGCCGCGCGCGGCATCGGGATGGGCCGGGTCTCCGTGCTCACCCGCGTCGAGCTGCGGCTGGCGTGGCCGGCGATCCTCACCGGCATGCGCGTCGCGACGCAGATGCTGATGGGCATCGCGGTGATCGCGGCCTACGCGAAGGGCCCCGGCCTGGGGTCCGAGGTCTTCTCGGGCCTCACGAACGCAGGGAGCGCCAACTCGCTCAACCAGGCCCTCACGGGCACCGTCGGCGTCGTCATCCTCGCGCTCGTGCTCGACGCCATCTACGTCCTGATCAAGCGATTGACCGTACCGAGGGGGCTCCGTGGCTGA
- a CDS encoding YcnI family copper-binding membrane protein: MSHHVFKRAGVLAATVGITGLLGAGIASAHVTANVYGAPATQGGYGAIFFRVPNEDAKLGTIGLEVDFKPEYGIGSVSTKPIPGWTAQVTKSTLPQPVTTASGTKITEAVTKVVWTAEAGTKIGQNQFQEFEVSAGPLPGNVNQLEFPAIQTYEAGKVVSWNETATAGGEEPEHPAPTIKLAAKSGGDEHAGMTASTTNAETQAAAADSSDSTARWLGGAGLVVGALGLGFGVGAITRSRRTGNTEGTK; this comes from the coding sequence GTGTCCCATCACGTCTTCAAGCGGGCCGGTGTGCTCGCCGCCACCGTCGGCATCACCGGCCTGCTCGGCGCCGGCATCGCGTCGGCCCACGTCACCGCCAACGTCTACGGCGCCCCGGCGACCCAGGGCGGGTACGGCGCGATCTTCTTCCGCGTTCCCAACGAGGACGCGAAGCTCGGCACCATCGGGCTCGAAGTGGACTTCAAGCCCGAGTACGGCATCGGCAGCGTGAGCACGAAGCCGATTCCCGGCTGGACCGCACAGGTCACCAAGTCGACACTCCCCCAGCCGGTGACCACCGCGTCGGGTACGAAGATCACCGAAGCGGTCACCAAGGTCGTCTGGACCGCCGAGGCCGGCACCAAGATCGGGCAGAACCAGTTCCAGGAGTTCGAGGTCAGCGCCGGCCCGCTGCCGGGGAACGTGAACCAGCTCGAGTTCCCCGCCATCCAGACGTACGAGGCCGGCAAGGTGGTGTCGTGGAACGAGACGGCGACCGCCGGCGGCGAGGAGCCGGAGCACCCGGCGCCCACCATCAAGCTTGCCGCCAAGAGCGGCGGGGATGAGCACGCGGGCATGACCGCGTCGACCACGAACGCCGAAACGCAGGCGGCCGCGGCCGATTCCTCGGACAGCACCGCCCGTTGGCTCGGCGGCGCCGGCCTCGTCGTCGGGGCGCTCGGGCTCGGCTTCGGCGTCGGCGCCATCACGCGCTCGCGGCGCACCGGAAACACCGAAGGAACCAAGTAA
- a CDS encoding copper resistance CopC family protein → MRKALLALAITGVALLGTATPALAHNVLISSDPADGASLATGPAKVTLTFDQYVQNADVNQIAVTGPDGNQWAEGPVTVENNVISAPLRPLGPAGKYTVGYRILSADGHPVSGEIPFTLTKAGAGTPAKVDAAKASGAPAAGASATSSTAGSTGIPIWVWIAGAVVLLAIGLTVALRTGREPNQEKTKQ, encoded by the coding sequence ATGCGGAAAGCGCTCCTCGCGCTGGCGATCACCGGGGTGGCCCTGCTGGGCACGGCCACCCCGGCGCTGGCGCACAACGTGCTGATCAGCTCCGACCCGGCCGACGGCGCGTCGCTGGCCACCGGTCCGGCGAAGGTCACGCTGACGTTCGACCAATACGTGCAGAACGCCGACGTGAACCAGATCGCGGTGACCGGACCCGACGGGAACCAGTGGGCCGAGGGCCCGGTGACCGTGGAGAACAACGTGATCAGCGCACCGCTGCGGCCGCTCGGCCCGGCGGGCAAGTACACGGTCGGCTACCGGATCCTGTCGGCCGACGGGCACCCGGTGTCGGGCGAGATCCCGTTCACGCTCACCAAGGCGGGCGCGGGTACGCCGGCGAAGGTCGACGCGGCCAAGGCGTCCGGGGCACCGGCCGCCGGCGCGTCGGCGACGTCGTCGACCGCCGGCTCGACGGGCATCCCCATCTGGGTCTGGATCGCCGGCGCGGTGGTCCTGCTCGCGATCGGGCTCACCGTCGCGCTGCGCACCGGACGTGAGCCGAACCAGGAGAAGACGAAGCAGTGA
- a CDS encoding copper resistance D family protein yields MTRAETTSTVRWSTLVCVVTAGLLGALIGFALTASAPIPGVVEPSEVVSAAIPIVRVLMDLAAVATIGLGLLSVLVGYDRPKLTEPIMRRARPAAVAAALIWSASSVVALILQTAEYKPGTSTLTASDIGAYIAEVGAGKALVIVAVLALLHAGLGFLALRQGEKVPAEVRVGVGMFALLPLPVTGHASNSSWHDYTMISMELHVMSAVAWCGGLGAMIVLLATNRTLLAHALPRFSKLATLCLAVSAVTGVFNGAVEILANPTISFWAGVFTTPYGQLVLLKILCTGAIALLAANLRWRLMPQIVRHNRTALASWATLELTVMGLAFGFAVVLTRAPVAVS; encoded by the coding sequence GTGACGAGAGCCGAGACCACCTCCACGGTCCGCTGGTCCACGCTGGTCTGCGTGGTCACGGCGGGCCTGCTGGGCGCGCTGATCGGCTTCGCGCTCACGGCGTCGGCACCCATCCCGGGTGTGGTTGAGCCCAGCGAGGTGGTCTCGGCCGCCATCCCGATCGTGCGCGTGCTGATGGACCTGGCCGCGGTCGCCACGATCGGGCTGGGCCTGCTTTCGGTCTTGGTCGGCTACGACCGGCCAAAGCTCACCGAGCCGATCATGCGGCGGGCGCGCCCGGCCGCCGTCGCCGCCGCGCTGATCTGGTCGGCCAGCTCCGTGGTCGCCCTGATCCTGCAGACGGCGGAGTACAAGCCGGGCACGTCGACGCTGACCGCGAGCGACATCGGCGCGTACATCGCCGAAGTCGGCGCGGGCAAGGCGCTGGTGATCGTCGCGGTGCTGGCGCTGCTGCACGCCGGGCTCGGGTTCCTCGCGCTGCGCCAGGGTGAGAAGGTGCCGGCCGAGGTGCGCGTGGGCGTCGGCATGTTCGCGCTGCTGCCGCTGCCGGTGACCGGCCACGCGTCGAACTCGTCGTGGCACGACTACACGATGATCTCGATGGAGCTGCACGTGATGAGCGCCGTCGCCTGGTGCGGCGGCCTCGGCGCGATGATCGTGCTGCTCGCGACGAACCGCACGCTGCTTGCCCACGCGCTGCCGCGGTTCTCCAAGCTGGCGACGCTGTGCCTGGCCGTCTCGGCGGTGACCGGCGTGTTCAACGGCGCCGTCGAGATCCTGGCCAACCCCACGATCAGCTTCTGGGCGGGCGTGTTCACCACGCCGTACGGGCAGCTGGTGCTGCTGAAGATCCTGTGCACCGGGGCGATCGCGCTGCTCGCGGCCAACCTGCGCTGGCGGCTGATGCCGCAGATCGTGCGCCACAACCGCACGGCGCTCGCGTCGTGGGCGACGCTCGAGCTCACGGTCATGGGGCTGGCGTTCGGCTTCGCGGTCGTGCTGACGCGGGCACCGGTCGCCGTCTCCTGA
- a CDS encoding phosphotransferase family protein, whose protein sequence is MTSPTGSRSSTPPDVVVGRFTPEKLRGALAGTCAQLGLDPAGARLLRFTNNAVYALATAPIVVRIVGSTRLRHRVDTVVRVAEHFARHDIPAIRLLEGVDQPLSAGSHLVTVWHEVPSVGPAPTSADLAGLLRRVHALRPPEGLAEWAPFDAVRARVSDAEELSDGDRAFLLQRCAEVEAQLAKLDFPLARGFVHGDAYPGNVIPGPDGPVLCDFDSSCVGPPEWDLTPLAVGRERFGDAPDSYQDFCRAYGFDVTAWRGFSVLRAVRELKLTTSVLPILRSNPQVRPELHRRLDDLRHGRTDAHWTRYR, encoded by the coding sequence GTGACCTCGCCGACCGGCTCAAGATCTTCTACGCCGCCTGACGTCGTCGTCGGCCGGTTCACGCCCGAGAAGCTGCGGGGCGCGCTGGCCGGCACCTGCGCGCAGCTGGGTCTGGACCCGGCCGGCGCGCGGCTGCTGCGCTTCACCAACAACGCTGTCTACGCGCTGGCCACGGCTCCGATCGTGGTGCGGATCGTCGGCTCCACGCGGCTGCGCCACCGGGTCGACACCGTCGTGCGGGTCGCAGAGCACTTCGCGCGTCACGACATCCCCGCGATCCGCCTGCTCGAGGGCGTCGACCAGCCACTGTCCGCCGGATCGCACCTGGTCACGGTGTGGCACGAGGTGCCGTCCGTCGGGCCGGCGCCCACCTCTGCCGACCTGGCCGGGCTGCTGCGCCGCGTCCACGCGCTGCGGCCGCCGGAAGGGCTCGCCGAGTGGGCACCGTTCGACGCGGTGCGCGCCCGCGTGTCCGACGCCGAGGAGCTGTCCGACGGCGACCGCGCGTTCCTGCTGCAGCGCTGCGCGGAGGTCGAGGCGCAGCTGGCCAAGCTGGACTTCCCGCTGGCCAGGGGATTCGTTCACGGCGACGCGTACCCCGGCAACGTGATCCCCGGCCCGGATGGCCCGGTGCTGTGCGACTTCGACTCCTCCTGCGTCGGCCCGCCCGAGTGGGACCTGACGCCGCTCGCCGTCGGCCGCGAACGGTTCGGTGACGCCCCGGACAGTTACCAGGACTTCTGCCGGGCCTACGGCTTCGACGTGACCGCTTGGCGCGGGTTCTCCGTGCTGCGGGCCGTGCGGGAGCTCAAGCTCACCACCAGCGTGCTGCCGATCTTGCGCAGCAACCCGCAGGTCAGGCCCGAGCTGCACCGCCGGCTCGACGACCTGCGCCACGGCCGTACCGACGCCCACTGGACCCGCTACCGCTGA
- a CDS encoding helix-turn-helix transcriptional regulator, translating into MDASAGDSVSGGTDARQGSPVPPDAWEQPEMRSALAAREVSAVYRLLRKHGVSQRQIAAMTGQSQSEVSEILKGRQVMAYDVLTRIADGLGVPRGYMGLAYDETTAIRVVGSSDGRQAEEDESVKRRRFLAHAAQVTMGAAVFGSESGTWSAAPARTPAPGRIGTTDVRQVEAATRALRALDYQYGGGFCRDAVVAQLSWGQQMLESTATEAVKQRLFVALADLHSLAGWTSFDTGLMDSARGHFANALDLAKQGDSHPLVANVLYRMGRVYLHNDAPNDALKLFQLGQIAAQESGSELAVAVLCANEAWAYAMMGNEDQATKLLGRSKDEFARADIVNAESWVKFFNETDVYAMTGTVHTVLAQKNPEHTKYAIPALTRAVDSYTDDMARSKTFMLSALATNHLLDGDLDHGAKVGSKAIDYAESIKSERIKDRLRPLQVEAERRRNNGDARDLADRLKIFYAA; encoded by the coding sequence ATGGACGCCAGTGCTGGCGACAGTGTTTCCGGTGGCACCGATGCCCGTCAGGGCAGCCCGGTTCCGCCCGATGCCTGGGAACAGCCGGAAATGCGCTCGGCGCTGGCGGCCCGGGAGGTCAGCGCGGTGTACCGCCTGTTGCGCAAGCACGGTGTCTCGCAGCGTCAGATCGCCGCGATGACCGGTCAATCGCAGTCCGAGGTGTCGGAGATCCTCAAGGGTCGCCAGGTCATGGCCTACGACGTGCTCACGAGAATCGCCGACGGCCTGGGTGTCCCCCGTGGATACATGGGTCTCGCGTACGACGAGACCACGGCGATACGGGTCGTCGGTTCGTCCGACGGCCGGCAGGCTGAGGAGGACGAGTCCGTGAAGCGACGGAGGTTCCTCGCGCACGCCGCCCAGGTCACGATGGGTGCGGCGGTGTTCGGTTCGGAATCCGGGACGTGGTCGGCGGCGCCGGCGCGCACCCCCGCGCCCGGGCGCATCGGGACGACCGACGTCCGCCAGGTGGAGGCGGCGACGAGGGCACTGCGCGCGCTCGACTACCAGTACGGCGGTGGGTTCTGCCGCGACGCCGTGGTGGCGCAGCTGTCCTGGGGCCAGCAGATGCTCGAGTCCACCGCGACCGAGGCGGTGAAGCAGCGCCTGTTCGTGGCGCTCGCCGACCTGCACAGCCTCGCCGGCTGGACGTCATTCGACACCGGCCTGATGGACTCCGCCCGCGGCCACTTCGCCAACGCGCTCGACCTGGCCAAGCAGGGTGACAGTCACCCGCTCGTCGCCAACGTCCTCTACCGCATGGGCCGCGTCTACCTGCACAACGACGCCCCCAACGACGCGCTGAAGCTCTTCCAGCTCGGCCAGATCGCCGCGCAGGAGTCGGGTTCCGAGCTCGCCGTCGCGGTGCTCTGCGCCAACGAGGCCTGGGCCTACGCGATGATGGGCAACGAGGATCAGGCCACGAAGCTGCTCGGCCGCAGCAAGGACGAGTTCGCGCGCGCCGACATCGTCAACGCCGAGTCGTGGGTGAAGTTCTTCAACGAGACCGACGTCTACGCGATGACCGGCACCGTGCACACCGTGCTGGCGCAGAAGAACCCCGAGCACACCAAGTACGCCATCCCGGCCCTGACCAGGGCCGTCGACTCCTACACCGACGACATGGCGCGCAGCAAGACGTTCATGCTCAGCGCGCTGGCCACCAACCACCTGCTCGACGGCGACCTCGACCACGGCGCCAAGGTGGGCAGCAAGGCCATCGACTACGCCGAGAGCATCAAGTCCGAGCGCATCAAGGACCGCCTCCGCCCGCTGCAGGTGGAGGCCGAGCGTCGGCGCAACAACGGTGACGCCCGTGACCTCGCCGACCGGCTCAAGATCTTCTACGCCGCCTGA
- a CDS encoding MFS transporter yields MSDTTINRVPAALAEPVARVRPGWMSLLFFANIAMWLGIYAPIQVLLPQQAELLDAANKETVFGVVTGVGAAVALVANPLVGLLSDRTVSRFGRRHPWTVLGAVLGAAGLLVLAEAPNVVVMTIGWCLVQAGLNGMLGATLMCGIADRVPVGQRAQVGGLVGIAQMLGTVLGAVVVVVMLDVAGLPLGYAVCAVIVLGGAGAFVFRTPDARLPLEFRPSTRLRRFFKDLWVSPRRHPDFAWAWGCHFMINLGNAFGTLFLLFFLKDAVHYPSPEDGLLIMMGLYGVALVIGAVLAGHFSDKSGRRKPYVLASSAVMAVAALLLVVWQTWPAALIASPLLGIGFGVYMAVALAMLTQVLPVAQNRAKDLGVVNIAGSLPQVVAPLLTTLILKFLGGYPALFGAAALATVLAGVLVTRVKAVR; encoded by the coding sequence ATGAGTGACACGACCATCAACCGGGTTCCGGCAGCACTGGCTGAACCAGTCGCGCGCGTGCGACCGGGCTGGATGAGCCTGCTGTTCTTCGCGAACATCGCGATGTGGCTCGGGATCTACGCGCCGATCCAGGTTCTGCTCCCGCAGCAGGCCGAGCTGCTCGACGCCGCGAACAAGGAAACCGTGTTCGGTGTGGTCACGGGCGTCGGCGCGGCGGTGGCGCTCGTCGCGAACCCGCTGGTCGGCCTGCTGTCCGACCGCACGGTCTCGCGTTTCGGCCGCCGCCACCCGTGGACCGTCCTGGGCGCGGTCCTCGGCGCGGCCGGGCTCCTGGTGCTGGCCGAGGCGCCCAACGTCGTCGTGATGACCATCGGCTGGTGCCTCGTGCAGGCCGGGCTCAACGGCATGCTCGGCGCCACGCTCATGTGCGGCATCGCCGACCGCGTCCCGGTCGGGCAGCGCGCGCAGGTCGGCGGGCTCGTCGGCATCGCGCAGATGCTCGGCACGGTCCTCGGCGCCGTGGTGGTCGTGGTGATGCTCGACGTGGCGGGCCTGCCGCTGGGGTACGCGGTGTGCGCGGTGATCGTGCTCGGCGGGGCCGGCGCGTTCGTGTTCCGCACCCCCGACGCGCGCCTGCCGCTGGAGTTCCGGCCCAGCACCCGACTCCGGCGGTTCTTCAAGGACCTCTGGGTGTCGCCGCGCAGGCACCCGGACTTCGCGTGGGCCTGGGGCTGTCACTTCATGATCAACCTCGGCAACGCGTTCGGCACGCTCTTCCTGCTGTTCTTCCTCAAGGACGCCGTGCACTACCCCTCGCCGGAAGACGGGCTGCTCATCATGATGGGCCTCTACGGCGTGGCGTTGGTGATCGGCGCCGTGCTGGCCGGGCACTTCTCCGACAAGTCGGGCCGCCGCAAGCCGTACGTCCTGGCGTCCTCGGCCGTGATGGCAGTCGCGGCCCTGCTGCTGGTGGTGTGGCAGACGTGGCCGGCGGCTTTGATCGCGTCGCCACTGCTGGGCATCGGGTTCGGCGTGTACATGGCCGTGGCGCTGGCGATGCTCACGCAGGTGCTGCCGGTCGCGCAGAACCGGGCGAAGGACCTCGGCGTGGTGAACATCGCCGGCTCGCTGCCCCAGGTCGTGGCGCCGCTGCTGACGACGCTGATCCTCAAGTTCCTCGGCGGCTACCCGGCGCTGTTCGGGGCTGCGGCACTGGCGACGGTCCTCGCGGGTGTGCTCGTCACGCGAGTGAAGGCCGTCCGGTAA
- a CDS encoding GH1 family beta-glucosidase, which translates to MNYPTFPPEFLWGVSTSAFQIEGATAEAGRGPSIWDTFTATDGKIARGEDAKVAADHYHRYSEDIALMAELGVGAYRMSTAWPRIQPTGTGKPNSDGLAFYDKLIDDVCAAGIAPAVTLYHWDTPQALEDDGGWLNRDTAHHFAEYAAILGERFADRVKLWIPLNEPMVMSIYGYGIGEYAPGRFLLLDALPTAHHQNLAHGLATQALRAAGAESIGTANNHSPIWPADEDDKTEAAKTWLDALLNRTFADPVLLGTYPEQIHPHLPEGFADDLSTIHQPLDFYGVNYYEPQGVAAPGEGNPLPFELRPVEGYPMTTNDSPIVPQGLRELLVSFQDRYREHLPPVYITENGCSFADAPAADGQVHDPERIDFLDGHLRALREAMNAGVDVRGYFVWSLLDNFEWSKGYAPRFGLVHVDYETQRRTPKDSFAWYRKLVRHE; encoded by the coding sequence GTGAACTATCCGACCTTCCCGCCCGAATTCCTGTGGGGTGTCTCGACCTCGGCGTTCCAGATCGAAGGCGCCACGGCCGAAGCCGGCCGCGGACCGTCCATCTGGGACACCTTCACCGCGACCGACGGCAAGATCGCCCGCGGTGAGGACGCCAAGGTAGCGGCGGACCACTACCACCGCTACTCCGAAGACATCGCCCTGATGGCGGAACTCGGTGTGGGCGCCTACCGGATGTCCACCGCCTGGCCGCGCATCCAGCCGACCGGCACCGGCAAACCCAACTCCGACGGCCTCGCCTTCTACGACAAGCTCATCGACGACGTCTGCGCCGCCGGCATCGCACCCGCCGTCACGCTGTACCACTGGGACACGCCCCAGGCGCTCGAAGACGACGGCGGCTGGCTCAACCGCGACACCGCGCACCACTTCGCCGAGTACGCCGCCATCCTCGGCGAGCGCTTCGCCGACCGGGTGAAGCTGTGGATCCCGCTCAACGAGCCCATGGTCATGTCGATCTACGGCTACGGCATCGGCGAGTACGCGCCCGGCCGGTTCCTCCTGCTCGACGCGCTCCCGACGGCCCACCACCAGAACCTCGCCCACGGCCTCGCCACTCAGGCGCTGCGGGCCGCCGGTGCCGAGAGCATCGGCACGGCCAACAACCACTCGCCCATCTGGCCCGCCGACGAAGACGACAAAACCGAAGCCGCCAAAACCTGGCTCGACGCTCTCCTCAACCGCACCTTCGCCGACCCGGTCCTGCTGGGCACCTACCCCGAGCAGATCCACCCTCACCTGCCCGAGGGTTTCGCCGACGACCTGTCCACCATCCACCAGCCGCTCGACTTCTACGGCGTCAACTACTACGAGCCCCAGGGCGTCGCGGCACCCGGCGAGGGGAACCCTCTTCCGTTCGAGCTGCGCCCGGTCGAGGGTTACCCGATGACCACCAACGACTCGCCGATCGTGCCTCAGGGACTGCGCGAGCTGCTGGTGTCGTTCCAGGACCGCTACCGCGAGCACCTTCCGCCCGTCTACATCACCGAAAACGGCTGCAGCTTCGCCGACGCACCCGCCGCAGACGGCCAAGTCCACGACCCCGAACGCATCGACTTCCTCGACGGCCACCTCCGGGCCCTGCGCGAAGCTATGAACGCCGGCGTCGACGTGCGCGGCTACTTCGTCTGGTCCCTGCTCGACAACTTCGAATGGTCCAAGGGCTACGCACCCCGCTTCGGGCTCGTGCACGTGGACTACGAGACTCAGCGCCGCACACCGAAGGACTCCTTCGCCTGGTACCGAAAGCTGGTCCGCCATGAGTGA